A stretch of DNA from Synechococcus sp. MU1617:
GATCACCTGGCCGAGGCGTTCCTGAACGGTCTCCTGGCCGCGGCGCAGGGCGAGAACGGTGGCGTTGTGGCGCTGCCGGAACCGTAGTTCCCGCAAACTGGCACCGGCCAAGGTGGAGCCAGCAGGCAACAAAACCTCCACGGTTTTTTGTCCACTGGCCTCTTCGGTGTTCAGGCTGAAACCAGCGTTCTGCCCCTGGGTTGTGAGCTGAATTGTGTGATCCTGCTGGAGCCGCAGCAGATCAAGGCGAGTGACCCGCAACAGCAGATGATCGCCGGCCTCAAGACGACGGTCCGCCAGGGGTGGCAGGAGTCGCTCTCCACCGCGCTGTAGTTCCAGCACGTCAACGTCGAAACGACGTTGCAATCGACTGTTTAGGAGAGAGCTGCCCACCAGCTCCGACTCCGGTGGTATGCGCACTTCCGTGCAGTAGCTGCTGGTCTTGGGGTTGCCGCCGAGGTCATCCGTGCTGGCACCTCGGTCCGGCAACAGCACCCTTGGAGCCAAAACCAGATAAATGGCCCCTGCCAGCCAGACCGGCAGGCTGATCAGGGTGAAGCTGAACAGATCGAGGGAGCCATAGCCCAGTTGTTCACTGATATCGCTAACCAGCAGATTCACAGAGCTGCCCAGCAGGGTGAGGGTGCCCCCCAGAACGGTTGAAAACGACAACGGCAACAGCACCCGGGATGGCGAAATGCCGCGCCTTTGGCACCAGCCCTCCACCACGGGTAGCAGCGATGCCACCACGGGCGTGTTGGGTACAACTCCCGATACCGGGGCGATCACGAAAGCCATCAGCGCGATCAGACGGCGCGAGGAGCGGATCCGCTCCGAGGCGATCAGGGCCCTCAGGCGATCCAGGGCACCGCTTTTGAACAGTGCAGCGGAGACAGGGAACAGGCCCAACAGGGTGATCAGTGCAGGACTGCCGAACCCCGCTAGGGCCTCCTGGGGATTGAGCACACCGGTGGCGATCAGCAGGCTCAGGCTCAGCAACCCGGTGAGCTCCGGGGTAATCACTCCGGTGATGAACAGCACCACCGCCAGCCCCAACACGGCCAGGGTGATCAACGCTTGAGGGTTCTGAAGAGCGCTGCTCAGCTCGGCCATGGCGGCGACTCGCCGATCGTCAATTGCGGCGATTCTGCCCCGGGATCAAAAAATTGCTCGCGCAACCACTGCTGTAGGCCCTGCAACCCATCCCCCCGCACGGCCGAGAGAAAAAGGGCGTCGGGTTCCCGCTGATGAATCGTCTCGATCGCAGTCGCCTCACAGTGGTCGATCTGATTGGCGATCACCCGGCGCAAGGCTGTGCTGTCGAGGTCATCGAGCAGGCGATGCACTGTGTCGAGGTGGCCTTGCCAGTCGGGGTCGGCAAGGTCGACCACCAGCAGCAGCACATCGGCGTCCAGTGCCTCCTCCAGCGTCGCGCGGAAGGCTTCCACCAGTGGGGCGGGGAGATCGCGGATGAAGCCCACGGTGTCAGTGAGCAGAAGCCGTTGGGGTCGTGCCCCAGGGCAGGGCAGGTCGAGTTTCCGCGTGGTGGGGTCCAGGGTGGCGAACAACTTGTTCTCCGCCAGCACGCGATCACTGGCCCGTTTGCCACACAAGGCATTGAGCAGGCTGGATTTCCCCGCGTTCGTATACCCAACCAGTGCCACCCGCGGCAGACCACGCCGCTGATCCCGCAAGCGGCTGCGGTGGGATTGAAGTTGGCGTTGATCTCGAAGCAGTCGTTCGATGCGTCGGCTGATGGCCCTTCGGTCCTTTTCCAGCTGTGTTTCCCCAGGGCCGCGCGTGCCGATCCCGCCGCC
This window harbors:
- a CDS encoding SLC13 family permease; the protein is MAELSSALQNPQALITLAVLGLAVVLFITGVITPELTGLLSLSLLIATGVLNPQEALAGFGSPALITLLGLFPVSAALFKSGALDRLRALIASERIRSSRRLIALMAFVIAPVSGVVPNTPVVASLLPVVEGWCQRRGISPSRVLLPLSFSTVLGGTLTLLGSSVNLLVSDISEQLGYGSLDLFSFTLISLPVWLAGAIYLVLAPRVLLPDRGASTDDLGGNPKTSSYCTEVRIPPESELVGSSLLNSRLQRRFDVDVLELQRGGERLLPPLADRRLEAGDHLLLRVTRLDLLRLQQDHTIQLTTQGQNAGFSLNTEEASGQKTVEVLLPAGSTLAGASLRELRFRQRHNATVLALRRGQETVQERLGQVILREGDVLLLQAPIDSIRGLQASNDLLVLDRLEDDLPTVRRKPVAVSIALAMLLLPTLTPIPLVAAVLLAMVSVVATGCLRLGELQRSIRLDVILLLGSLTSFSVAMQKTGLADALALVLQQGLAGWPSYAALMVVFIGTTLLTQVMSNAASVALLAPVAVQLAPSLQLSPTALLITVLFGASQSFLTPVGYQTNLMVFGPGRYRFLDVTRYGLGLTVIMTILVPALILWHYGGS